DNA sequence from the Dreissena polymorpha isolate Duluth1 chromosome 3, UMN_Dpol_1.0, whole genome shotgun sequence genome:
AAACGGTTTGATATGAGGACTTAGTCTTATGAGTCTAGTAAGGTGATACACAGTTATCAAGATATCAACATTAATAGAAAACTTTCAAATAGCTGTGTTTAAGTAAAATGTATAATGATGCATTGCATTTAGATGAGCAATTAAGTTGATCTTAGgcttcttgtttttttattaaataaataataaccgAAATCATACATAGACGTTTAAAGCGACATAAAAGTTGAGCTTGGCTACTAAACGAACGCTTAATATAGGATTATTGACACCTACTCGTGTTAACGAATGCATCAAAACCTAATGTATTTACCGAGCGACATATTATTGTATGAGTATCGTACAAGAAGCCATTGAAATTTACAAACAAATGGCATATCTTCAATTTCTTATCAGTAACAGAAACACTTTTAATTGGTCAACACCTATCTCTAATAGAATATATTATGAACAGTCACATTTCGAAATCATTTTGTCGGACAAATGCCAGCACAAGTCGTTCACAGTGTGGCAGGAATCaggtaaaacaaataattttagtgtttatttaaataaatcattttaaaacagaataaaaaaactGTTTGTATTAGACGACGATTAATAAATATGGCGTATCTAAGAAAAACTGCGGTCCAGTAACGCACCATACAGACATCAAAATATTTGAATGAGATATAGGAATACACTTCAGGTCAAACATTTGAAGTTTGAGGATCATGCATTGTATGTTAAAATATTCTCTTTTACAGacaatttaattgtattatagtcTTAGTAAAACAACATTTAGGAATAcagtttattataaaaaatatataaaaatttgaCTATTGAaacttgtttgaaaaacaaataatgtagtATGTTATAGCAGTGTTATATTATGAGAGTTGACAATATGATTTGaatgagtttaaataaaacaagttaaaaaatgtatCACCGTGAGAATTCATTACATAATGAAATCACTGCCGGTCACGTTTAACTCACACCAAGCACCATTAGTATAATTTCTAAATACAAAAATTTGTTAATGAAAGTAAACATCACTGATCCTGACAAAACTTTGTAAATTGATTATGTATACATATTTCTGCGATTtccgttttatttatatttcacccatttatgcctagcgtttagaaaaaaggccttggcaaacagcgtagaccacgatgagacgctgcatgatgcggcgtctcatcagggtctgcgctgttcgctgaaaatttctgtaagaaatattataaaaatagaaataagtatactagacatccctaattttggaaataaattgatcaaatttagaaggattaGAGAgaccactaggcatgaatgggttaactaACGACGTGGTTTCTTTCTGCTACAGACTGCAAAAGCCAGCGCTATGTTTGTCGCTGTTTTTCTGGTTACTGCCGCAACAAATATTGGGGTAAgcgaaaggaaaacaaaaaatgtgtaaaaTTCCTGATACGCTTACGCACTTGTCCTTTAATAAACAACATTATTCATTTTATGTGTGAAAACAAACTTGTTCAATCAATAATATTTGTGAAATTTTAAAGGGAATCGTGTGTTATACATGAATGAAGCTTGCTTTACATGAAACTTAATTATATACAAGGACGTACTGTTTGTCTTTTCATCGATCCAATACGTTAACGACGTACTTTGTACCAGTCCCTCTTTCAAATGTATGTCAGGACTTGCTATGTTCCCGGACTCGATCAaatacatttaagaaaacaactaTATGGCTCTAGTTTCTCTTCGAACGAGTGCTTGTAAAGATATATTGTGTCATTATTTAGTTCAATACATTTTATGACATATTATATgtttcttgttctgagaaaaatgggcgtaatgcatgtgcgtaaagtgtcgtcccagattagcctgtgcagtccgcacaggctaatcagggacgacactttccgcttttatggtattttaagttttaaggaagtccctccttgccgaaaatcaagtttaggcggaaagtgtcgtccttgattagcctgtgcggacatcacaggctaatctgggatgacacttacgcacatgcattatgcccagttttctcagaacgcgactcatatgttttcCCTCGATCAAAAACATGTTAGGACCTTCTATGTGGCTCTCCTCAGTCCAATAATTTAAAGGACGTTTTATAAGCCCCTACCTATACTTAATACATATCTGAGccttgatctgagaaaactgggcttgatgcatgtgcgtaaagtgtcatcccagattagcctgtgcagtccgcacaagctaatcagggacgacactttccgcctaaacttgatttccgGTAGGGAGGGGCTTCCCTGAAACTaacaataccattaaagcggaaagtgtcgtccctgattagcggacgacactttacgcacaagcattatgaccagttttctcagaaagcggcTCATATGACGTTATGTTTGTAACTCGTTGAATACATTACATTTTGGGAAATAATTTACGTCGATCCGTAATCCTCTATATTACGACACACTATGAGCCACTCCCACTTCGTATACATTTtcaacccatttttgcctagtggactctcccatccttctaaatttgctcaatttatttccaaaattaggaatgtccagtatatttatttctatattaagaatatttctgacagaaattcctttaagcaaacagcgcagatcctgattagacgccgcatcatgtggcgtctcatatcggtctacgctgtttgccaatgcctttttttatagacgctaggcataaatgggttaaattaattAGTTCATACCTTGAACCAATACCTTTTCAGGATAAAGTATGCGTCATTCATTGACCCAATACTTTTTTGGACTTATTACGTGTATTTTCCAAGATCTTACATTGTAGGGAATATAAAATATTCATCCCAGGATGCAATACATTTCAGGTCATACTATGTGTCACTTCCACGTTCCTTAATTCCGGGATACCCGCTGGATATCTCCGTCCAGATCACCAATGCTCCCTCGCCTGTCCTCATCGAAGCTTCGCTTTTTGAATTAGGACAATCTACGCCTGTGTCGCGAACAATTAATACCGTTCAGTCTGGTAATTTTGCTACAACGTTATCATATAATATTGTAATGATGGCGTCTGAGTATTATCTGCCCGTTCTCAAATATCAGCCAGATTGAAACAGTACTGTTGTATATTCACGACTCAAAATATTATCCATTTTTGTTGTAGGGCATCCACAACGAATGCAGATACATGTGGGTATACttacatttttattgataaaGTGGTTGGTATTATACGTGAGTCGGGCCACTGCCCTGTTTCTTTTATATAAGGCTCTTATTACACAGACATTGAACACAAATTCAAAATAGAGAAAGCTCTAATACACTGACATTGAACATATTATGAGTCAAAACTCAAAAAAAACAAAGCTATTAATACActgacattaaaaaatattatgacgTCAAATTTTAGACGAAGAAGAAGCTTTTGTTACACTGACATTGAACTTTTTATGACGTCAAATTCAAACTAGTATAAAACTCTTAAATACTGACATTTAGATATTATGACGACAAAATTCACTACAAGAAAAAGCTCTATTACagacatttaacatattatgacgtcaaaattcaaaaacaagaaacgtcaaaatgtaaacaagaaaGGAAACAAACTAAAAAGTTACTAGTGTGCTTACCATACAACAAGCAAGAATACAGCATGTCCAAAAATGCCAGTCGcctaaatgtaaaataacaaaatctaaaagaacaaaaaagtttatttttagaCTATTACTAAAATAAAAAACCGCTAAAGGTGTATTATAAAAATTGTATAGTTTGTGTTATAACATTGTACAACGATGATTTTGACGCTGTATGTAAatataatatgagtcgcgttctgagaaaactgggcttaatgcatgtgcgtaaagtgttatcccagattagcctgtgcagtccgcacaggctaatcagggacgaaactttcgcttttatggtatttttagtttcaatgaagtccctccttacataaaatcaagtttaggcggaagtgtcgtccctgatagcctgtgcggactgcacagggctAATCTGGcgacgacacttacgcacatgcattatgcccagttttctcagaacgtgaaaCATATTGTCNNNNNNNNNNNNNNNNNNNNNNNNNNNNNNNNNNNNNNNNNNNNNNNNNNNNNNNNNNNNNNNNNNNNNNNNNNNNNNNNNNNNNNNNNNNNNNNNNNNNctataacttctatcaagtggTATGGTGAAACCTGctgattttgtgttgtttttgggACTGTACACCGACTGATATCAAACCGTTCATTCAGAGAGTGATGAAGCACTTATTAATACCTAAATTTGATAAGTAGTGCAATTCAAACAATGGTGACAATCAGTAACCTTTCCCTTAAGAAGGTGAAAGAGCCCTTCTACATTACTTCTCACATAGACATGAAAATGCAAGCAAAACAAAGGTGATACTGAGCCTACCTTTTCCCTCCTTGTCAAACACTTTAAACGCTTCTTCGATTGCTTTATAGCTCGTCACATCCTTCTTGGTTTTGCTCATCAGCTCGCAGAATTCATCAAAGTCAAGCTCCTGGTTGCCTATATAATATAAATCAATCATAAGTaagacttttttttatttcaaagatgTAACATTGTAAGTAACTGTTATTTGTTAATTCGCATAAGATTATacatagtattatatatatattcgacTTTTCAGCATTTACACGTCGCAATAGagtataatatataattgagtttattatttatttaaaacgttaGTACATATTGATATTAATGTATGTTGTTTATCCTTGATCACAGTTGCAATACTTGTTTTATAAGAAATAACAGATGTGACCAAGCATCCTAAAATTTTATGGCGTAAATACTGTCCTCACTGAGAGTgggaaatacaaaatatatatatatacaactgtCATTGTAGTCGTGTATTCATACAATACAGTGATAATACTTTTTTGATAATTAGTCATGCAAATTCTCTAAGGTTAGAATGAGCTAAAACAGCTAAATGAatacatatatgtaatatatattttatatttttagtttaataACCAGTTTTAGCGTAAGTTTGTAATGTTGCTTAAATGTCTAAACCAaacaatcaataaaacaaattattattgaaaCATTTAATAAAGTAACGCAAAATAtgctaataaaacattgaataagAAAAATAAAGGCCTTCGTTTAACCGAATCGAATTAATACCCAAATCGACTATTGTTTGGAAAAGTAAACTTTACAAATGATGTAATCACTTTTTTCAAGTTAATAAACGACTGACCTGAATTCTTACTATAAATAGTCAGATAAAATCAAACTGTTTATTCCAAAACATGCATATGCTGCAATGAACACGAacgtttattttcttttaattatgtATATGAATCCAATACGTTTTAGACTGTCAAACTACACACACTAAGTATTGAAAGCTAAACCTAGAGCTTTCGTCCGTGTActacggacttcatcagcagaatgatTCTTACTGTTGGGAAAACGTTAAAACCGCTTATTGTCGGGGTGAGCGATGTTAACGTACTGTCCAATGTGTGCGAGAGTTGGTAGCGGCCCCGTCGTTGCACATATTTTGTGTTTGATGGTAATTTCTAGCAATATATACATGGAGCCGCTATGGATTCTCCTGTCTCACAGATAGTGTGCAACCTATACATGGGGCATTTTGAGGAACAGGCTCTCCGCACAGCCCCACACCCACCAGGCTGGTGGTTCCGCTACGTCGATGACACCCACACAAAACAGAAGGTTGAACTTGTCGAGGTGTTCACAGAGCGCATCAACTCC
Encoded proteins:
- the LOC127875082 gene encoding uncharacterized protein LOC127875082 → MPAQVVHSVAGIRLQKPALCLSLFFWLLPQQILGSYYVSLPRSLIPGYPLDISVQITNAPSPVLIEASLFELGQSTPVSRTINTVQSGHPQRMQIHVGILTFLLIKWLVLYVSRATALFLLYKALITQTLNTNSK